The DNA window GCTGGTCAAAGCGGGAGCGAACGTGGTCAAGCTCGAAGGGGCCGGTTATGTCAGCGCGATCAAAAAGATCATTAAGGCCGGGATCCCGGTGATGGGGCATATCGGGTTAACTCCTCAATCGGTCAATATCCTTGGTTACCGGGTGCAGGGAAAAGATAAGCGGACGGCGGTTAAGTTGATGAGCGACGCTAAAGTGCTGGAGCGGGCCGGTTGTTTCGCTTTGGTCCTGGAAATGGTCCCGGAAGAGCTGGCCGCGAAAATAACCAAAGCGGTTAAGGTCCCGACGATCGGCATTGGGGCGGGCAAGAAGGTCAACGGTCAAGTTTTAGTGACGAATGATCTTCTGGGTTTGTATGAAGATCCGCCGAGCTTTGTGACGCCGGCGGTGAATCTGCGGCGGATCGCTTTGAAAGCGGTCCGGGAGTTCGTAG is part of the Candidatus Margulisiibacteriota bacterium genome and encodes:
- the panB gene encoding 3-methyl-2-oxobutanoate hydroxymethyltransferase; translated protein: MNIHDLAKAKRSKRRIVMLTAYDYPFAKILDEAGVDIVLVGDSLGNVALGYRDTLPVTMEEMVSHTRAVARGVKRALVVADLPFGSFQENDDKAVANAIKLVKAGANVVKLEGAGYVSAIKKIIKAGIPVMGHIGLTPQSVNILGYRVQGKDKRTAVKLMSDAKVLERAGCFALVLEMVPEELAAKITKAVKVPTIGIGAGKKVNGQVLVTNDLLGLYEDPPSFVTPAVNLRRIALKAVREFVAKNK